The genome window TTAGAGAACGAGTGGTGAAAACGCACCACGTTCTCCAGAAAGCTCGGCAGGTTCCACTGCTCGATCAGCTTGGACCCGATAAACGCGTGGTCGAACCCCAGCAGCATCTCTTCCGCCTCGCTGAAATCCAATCCCCCCTCGTTTACCTGGGCTTTCAGTTTCTCCACATTATCGAGAAGATAGATGTCCAGAAGGAGTTTCCCGGTATCGTGCAGCAATCCGCCGACGAAAAACCTCTCCACATTAGCCAGACGCATCAGCTTCGCGATAGAACGCGCGACCATCGCCACAGTGATCGAGTGCTCCCATAGTTCGCCGCGCTTGAGGCCGTAGGTATCCAGCCCCTTGGAAAGCATCTGCCGCGTCAGAAGCGAAAGCACGAGACTTTTCAACGTATCCAGGCCGAGTATGACTATCGCTTCTTTCACGCTGATAATCTCGCGCGGGTAACCGTAATAAGCCGAATTGGCGAGCTTGAGTATCTTCAGCGTAAGCACCTGGTCGTTCTCGATTATGCTCTGGAAATCGGCGGGAATAGAGTTTTCCGAGTCGATCAGCGTCAGGATTTCCATCGCGATATGCGGCAATACCGGTAAATCGTCCGCTTTGCCTAAAATCTTTTCAATCAGGTCTGCCATAAATTCCCCTTTCCGTTAGGATATTAAATTCAAATCACCGCCCTCTTCACCTTCTTCATCCTCTGGGATATCCTCGACAGTATCCGGGCTTCCCGGTTCGTCGAACGCGAGATTGTCCAATACCGGCAGATCGCTCAAGTCCTTCAATTTGAACAGTTCCAGAAACCGCTTGGTGGTAGAATACACCGGCGACTGGACAACCCCCTCGGTATACCCCGATATGTTAATCAGTTTATATCCCAGTAACGTATTGACGCTTCTCGTGCTCGAAACGCCGCGCACTTTATCCACATCCTCTTTCGAGATGGGCTGCTTATAGGAAATCACCGCCAGCGTCTCAAGGACGCTGCGCGTCAGACGGTTATCGTTACGCC of Brevinematales bacterium contains these proteins:
- a CDS encoding HDOD domain-containing protein: MADLIEKILGKADDLPVLPHIAMEILTLIDSENSIPADFQSIIENDQVLTLKILKLANSAYYGYPREIISVKEAIVILGLDTLKSLVLSLLTRQMLSKGLDTYGLKRGELWEHSITVAMVARSIAKLMRLANVERFFVGGLLHDTGKLLLDIYLLDNVEKLKAQVNEGGLDFSEAEEMLLGFDHAFIGSKLIEQWNLPSFLENVVRFHHSFSKAPDIFKKDAYIIDIADRLAYSIARGSGTDYKVNKTVNPAEYGKLGLTVADIEANLETIKTSLQSMKF
- the scpB gene encoding SMC-Scp complex subunit ScpB; protein product: MKGSLFINKTYSRNELKGLFESVLFVSGKPVSIDELTDIFDISKNEIKLLADELNKDYSERNSGLNVIQVAGGFQMVSNPSFKDELTELFGRRNDNRLTRSVLETLAVISYKQPISKEDVDKVRGVSSTRSVNTLLGYKLINISGYTEGVVQSPVYSTTKRFLELFKLKDLSDLPVLDNLAFDEPGSPDTVEDIPEDEEGEEGGDLNLIS